One Pogoniulus pusillus isolate bPogPus1 chromosome 42, bPogPus1.pri, whole genome shotgun sequence genomic window, CTAGAAGAGAGCAGGGGCATTAAATCTGAGTGCAACTGAAACAGATCCCCCTGTAAAGAGAACAACATCTCTGCATTTCCAGAGACAGAGCTGCATTATCTAATGACAAAACCAGAAGCTGAATTCACCTTCTGCATTCTCAGCAGGCATGAGATCTTCTGCAGCAACAGGGTCCTGCACTAACCCCCGCAGAGGCTCACATTCCTTTGAACAAGAAAAGGTCACTTTTTGGCAATACACATTACCAGACAGAGTGAagaagccctgctgcagcagcccttggaGCAGCCAGAGAAGCAAACAATATTGTTTTTTCCTtaaagaaggcagcagctcatTTGCTACGTGAGTtagaaagaaatgcaaaatCAAAAAGGATCTGAATAAACCAAGGCAAAACCATTTTCTGTCCTACCAGCACTTAATTTTAACCAGGGCAAAATGCTACTCAGAAGCCATAAAGCAGAAGCACTTCCCAATGCCATCCCAGAGTCTCAAGCAGACTCTTGCATCACTTCAGCAACTGCCTTTCAAAAGCAAGCAGACAGAGGGAAAAATTTAAGCAGAAACTGAGCATTCACAGAGACTAAGAGGCTGGTTGTGTGacttaaaggggaaaaaacccagaacGACCCAAACGAACCCAAACTTACCTCAGAGCAATCAAAGTTGGGCTGGGGCAATGGCTCCTCAGTGAgactgagccctgcagcagaggggctgctgtggctctgcagccgcACTGGGGTCCCTCCCCGGCGCAGCGGAGCATTCGCAGGCAAAGCTCGATCAAAGATTTCTGGGCTCAGATCTTGCCCaaaagtaactttttttttctttggctttTCAGAGCTCTGCCTTTCAGCTTCCTCTGTTGTAACTAAAAACACAGactgttatttttttaaatagccGTTTTCCTTGGCAACCTTTTTTTCCAAGGCACACAGCAGGATGCCACACATGAGCTACCTGAAGGTGGCTACAAATCATTCTCTGGATTCACCAGAGGCAAAACCTTATGATCCCACGTAATGCTCCCCCTGCTCAAAACCCAAGAGGGGAATCTGACCTGTCTGCAGTGCTTCAAAGATCTCTGTGCAGCTGGAGACTGCAAGGGTTTCACCTCTTCCATCAAGGGCATCATAGAAGCATTCCTAGCAAATGTGACAGTTACCTTTTAATACCACCTCAGATACTGCCCCTGGTTACATGAAGTGAAAAGAACTTTTTCTGTGAGCAGCATTTCACAACCAGTCCATTGCTTTCTAAATGATAAAGCTAAACATGGACCCTCCCCTAACAGGAAAGCTTCCAACAAAGCTTCTCGGGTGAGCAGGGAGCAAACTGATGCCACTGACAgcattcagctgctcctcgttcAAGGCAGTCAAGTCACAAATGTCTCTTAGCCAAGAGTATCATTACTGAAGGAGCAGATTCACCTCTGGCTCTCCTGCCAGGACTGCAGCAGTCAGGAAGTCAGTGACCAacctgcactctctccagtggTTGCTCCTCTGGTGTTCTCTTCAGCACAGGTGACAGCCAGTAACCGCTCTGTGCCCGCTCAGCCGATAGAGGCCTGCTGGTGTTTGctggggagtgggatggagtggtgCAGGGCTTGCTTTCGTCAGACACTGGGCTcacttcctgctctctgctcagaTCTGGTACAGCATTCCTTCTAGCATCTTTAGTGCAATGGTTGGAACTGAAATCTTTAGAGCAAGCATACAGAAGGGACAATTAAAGACTGATGGGAAGCTGCAGACTTCAGTATGAAGCCAGGTGAATAACAGAAGTACAACAGCACCAAAAACTCCATCCCCTGCTGAGCATCTGCCACCATGGTGCCACCTTTATACTTAGTGTCTTGAGAAGCTCACAAAGCTACTGCTTGGGAGAAACCAAGCAATAAGACAGCTTTAAATGAACAGAGCTACTCTAACCAAACCCATAGACCTGCACCAGCCCTGACAAGGgaaagggttttgttttgtgataAGAGATGATAGTTTTGTGCCCCAATGTTTAAGGTCAGTCATGGACCAGAAATACATCAACTTACAGGAGCCTATTTCAGCCACTTGTGCCAGTCCAGAGGTGCCAGTTGTTTCTTCAGTCTCTTCTACTGGTTTAACAGTTTGAAAAGTGTCTATCTtgtccttcagcagcctgaCATGTTTGAAAGGACTGACCTGCCAAAACAAAACTCACCTCAGACTACTGTTTGCTCCAGTATCACATTGTACTTTGGTATGAAAAACAGACTTAACTCTCTATTCCATGGTAGAAACATACAAATCAGGAGCTGTGTCAAGAATATGTTCAGCTTTATTGCCTTTCATAGCCTGCccctccagagcatccctaGAATTTGGTTTCTGACAGTCTGTGCTACTTTAAGAATGAGCCTGACTAAATACCAAGTCACTTATGCTAGGATTGACTTCACTTTGAACTACAAACACTTTAATTAGCAAAAATCAAGCCTGTCAAACGTAGGAGAACAAAGGTAAAGGAGCAAAGCCTCCATGCTCTACACAAGCAACCTCCTAACATCCCCTTGCTGTGAGGGAAAGAGTTCACAGAAAGTCAGCAGAACTGAAGCCACGAATCCTGCTACGGCTGCACTGAGCTTTGCATTCCCCTCCTCCCAGCACATGTTGATCCCTGAGGGACCTAAACTGGCACAACAGATATATGAGAGAGCCTCACCTGAGCCAAATCTTCTTTCTGCCTGttgcttctctgctgggcaaggAACTGAATGAGGCTGTTATTCTCCGGCGATCCCCGCGCTCCAATTGCTGCCCTTCGTCTGAATTTTAATGAAGCTGGAGATGCCCCTGAAATGGGGACAGGAGAGGCAAAAAACACAAGACTTCTTTTGGTAAGAAAACCTAAAGCCTTAAAACACTGATTCCTCTTTAAGGGTGATTTATGCTGTTCAGGAAAACATCCAAAATTAGCTGCTCAGCTCAAGAAACCCTCCCAAGCAAAAGTAAGGGAGCTTCCCAATGGCAAGTTAAAATCCTTCtgaagcagaaaggcagcaaatGGTTTGGGTAGGCAGGGACCTTTGAAAGTCATCTCATCTAACCACctgcagtgaggcagggcaAAAAGAGAATGTTGCTTTTACTTTTTCAACTGCTAGTTAAGGAACCATCTACCAAAACCTGCAGAATTTGTCTTGCTACTCCCTTGTGAAGCTCAGAGACACCCTCATGGGCAGGATAAGAGAAAGTTAAACTGGGAGCTAAAGGAACTTCACATCCCAGTCCCACCCTCTAGCATATTCAAACTCAGACAACCTGCACCTGACCTAAATGGAAGCTTTTGGCTGTgtgcttggacaagatgacctccagaTGTCATCTGAGAAGGACAACAGTCACTAGCCACTCAGGCCTTACCTACAGATTGTATAGCAAAGCTTTCCTGGAGGAGCCCAAATTCAGCAACTGTTCCACGTGTAAAGCCCACAGGTGTCTGCCCCTGGCTCGCTGACAGTCCCCAGGCAGATTCTCCTTCTGCTTTGTCCCTGTTAGGTGTCAGGCAGAATTCATCCCCCAAAGAAAGACGGCTGCTTGCCGGCAgattctccttgctgctgaaaggcaaggactgctccccagcagcagccctttccAGCGTGTCCAGAGAGCACTCagtgagctggcagctgctgacacCTGCCCTGGGGCGCTGTGATCGCCTGCCGCGGCTTCTGGGGTGCTGCAGGGTGCCTCTTGGCAGCTGCACCTCCTGCCCATTGCTTAAATTCTCCTTGAATGCCTTTATGCCTTTGCAAATCTTCTGGTCCTTTGACAGCTCAGAACAAGGggcctcttccttctcttttgtgTGTGCTCTCTCATTGTCTTGAGCTTTCAGGAGAGCGTTTCCATTCTTCAGTCTTCTGTGCATGCTTAGGGACTGACTGATTTTAAGACAGACTGACCCAGGTGCCTCACTATAGGGTAGGAAAAGCTactgaaaagaagaagaaaaaaggtatTTTAATAGGTATTTGTCAACAGCAAGAGTTCAGTCCCATTCCCAAGCTTCTACCACATCTAGTTGTTTTTTCCTTGAATAAGGTGTTGGAAAGGGAAGTGGAAAGGGAAAaatcctatcatagaatcaagcaggttggaagagaacctccaagctcatccagtccagcctagcatccagccctagccaatcaaccagaccatggcactaagtgcctcatccagtctagtcttgatcacctccagggatggtgacttcaccacctccctgggcagcccattccaatggcaaatcactgtctctgtgaagaccttcctcctaatacccagcctatcTCCAGAAAGCTCCACAGAAAGAACACTAAAGGCCAGCACCATAAAGACAAACTCCCAGCAACAGAACCCCGCAGCAGAAATGTTTCATGAGGAAGGAAACAGAGGCCCTGCTTTCACTCCTCAAACTTACACTTTACATGTcactcacactgcagcccttctgctGCAAGTATTGCAACAAGTAGTAGCAGTTGGATACTAATTGGAAAACTTCGgacttcagggagctgtagagaacaaggaggtctccctttcacctcctcctctccagactgaacacatcCAGCAGCCTCAagcccctcctcatagcccagatgctccaggcccatctctggacacgctccagcccctcaatgtcctttctgTAGTGagaagcccagagctgaactCAACAATTCATGgatggcctcagcagtgctgaacacaggggcagccctgctgcccaccgtGTTTCTAATAtaacccaggatgccactgactttcttggccacctgggcactgctgactctTATTTATCTGACTGTCTTGTCTGGTCTTTCAAGAGGGCCCTTCGTGGTGGGGCTGTTAGATGTCAAAGCCCAGCAATCACCAACTGCCACCGCAACGGTGCACCGGCAGAAATACGGCACCGGCCGCGACTCTGACCAAgccttgtgccaggagaaggccGCGGGAGACAGCACCAAAGGCTCTACCGAAACCCAGACAGGCAATGCCCACAGCACTTCCCTCAGGCGAGGCCTACTCGTTAATGCCAAACCCAGGGGGCCGCGGTTAATGCCCAACGGCGGTGACTCCCGGGCACCTCGGCTCCGTCAGAGCTCACCCCCTGCCCTCACCTCCGGCGTTGCCCCCTCTGCCAGGTACAGCCCCTCGCTGGCCCGCggcccccagcccctcacctcCGCCCGCTTCACCCAGCGCTCACCGCAGACGCCGCCCGAAGCCCGCTACCGCCATTCAAACGGGACGCATTGCTCCATATCCCTCCGCGCCATCGCCCGCCTTCGCCAACCCCTTGCGGACGCCAAGCAGGGCGCAACACCGCGGACAAAGGGGCAcagagggacagcagctcccGGGAGCAGGCCTTGCGCCGTTCCGCTCTCCGGGCGCGGACGAGGACTCCCGGGCAGCGGGGACTCTTTGGCTCCTGAGCGCGGAGTGATCTTAAAAGGCCACTGACCTgcgcagtgctgctgctgggacagctaACGGCCGGCTCACGAGACCCGCCCACGTGACAGGCGGCTGCCCCTCAAACCAGAATGAGGCTTTTGATTGGCCACCAGCAACGCCCTCCCCGCCCCCTCCTGCTCTCCCGCCCCCCTTGCCCCGCCTCTCCAGCAGAGCGGCGTTCTCATTGGACAAGGGGCGCAGCGCGGTAGCGATTGGCCGCGGCTCGTGTCGGTCAGCGGGGTGCTGCCTTCCGGGTTGGGcaggagccgccgccgccgccgcagcatGAGGCGGGTAACGCTGTTCGTTAACGGCAGCCCCCGGAACGGGAaggtgaggggcagggagggggagttCCACTGCCCGCGGGGAGGGTCAGCCCGCCCCCAGCTTACCCCCTGCCCGCTCTGCGaaatcttttctcctttctctgctttgcctcagccgcCGGCGGTAGGGGCGTACCGGCGATGCCGGTGTTTGGGCTCCGGGACGGGACTGCGGAGCTGCGAGAGCTCCTTTAGCCGCCTTTCAGGGGCGCAGTGCCCGTGGCTGCGGCAGAGGAAGCATCGTTACTCTCGCCATCCCCGCTCCGGACCCGGGGTGGTTCCCGGGGCCTAGTCCCTGTGTCTCGGACTGCAGTGCGGTGTCACCTGGAGAAACTTCGCAGCGGTCGTTCGGCCTGGGGGCTCTGTGGGGAATCGCCACAAGCCAAGGACTGCTTGATGGAGTCGCAGTTAAAGCCCCCTTCGTGTCGTCCTTGCTGGTTCGGGTGCTGCGGGAGCGTGGGAAATCAAACCCCAGGGGTGtcagagctgtgccctgccaggTGCTGCTTGGAGCGGCAGGGAACGACCCTGCTTAAACCCTGCTCGCTTGTTTCAGAGCTCTGTAAGCATCGAAAAGTGCAAATGTAGGTACCGGGCCCTGGGGATCAAACAGTTCAGGTTTCCAGGTCCGGCCAGGGTACACCTAGTCCAGTTGTCCCAGGTGCTCTCCGTCGTCCCCGACCTTTCCCATCCCCATCTCTGGGTGCAGACAGTTGATATGGCAGCAGTTTGATCCTTGGAGCTTAGAGAGAGGGAAATAAATTGGGGGGAGACTCGGGACACAGCAAGTAGCAATATTTCTTTAGAGAGATGAGCACTGGAATCATTCCTGCAGGACCAGCATCGATCCCTTCCCTGCTGCGGCTGCCACCTTGCTGCCCCGAGGCTGGGGTGAGATGTGCCCCTGATTGGGGCGGTGGTCTTTGAACCCCAAAGAggctctctcctctttcttaaGTAAACATCCATACCTATCTCCCTCTCTGGTTTAAGGAGATCCTGATAGCTCTGGAAACGGATCTGAGGTGACAGGAGCCGAGGGAAGGCAGTGCCTacagctccctctccccacaggtGGTGGCTGTCTATGGGACCCTCTCAGACCTGCTGTCTGTGGCTAGCAGTAAGCTGGGGATCAAAGCAACCAGTGTGTACAATGGGAAGGGAGGACTCATCGATGATATTGCTTTGATTAGGTAAGGTTTATTCCATCAAACTCAAATCACTGCTGTGGATTAAGAGACTTCCTGACCTATTAATTCTCTGACCTTAATCAATAACCAGTGCATTCCTTAAAGCCAGATTTTATCACTGCCAGCCAGCATGCCCAGGCGTGCTTTAGCTTCACAGAGTGGGGAGAAAAACAACTGTTGTGTGTAACTAAACTGGCTGAGTAATGAGTGATCCATCCCTGCCTGCTTGGGCACCTCTCTGGTGAAAGTCACTCCTGTTACAGTCCACTGGAAACCTGCAAAATGAAGACAAAAATCAGACAGTGGAGTTCTAACTAATGGCAACTGATCAGCATTTAACCTGCAGCTGATCAGGAGGGGTTCCCACTGGCATTCAGATGAGCAAAGAATTATGATTAATGTTGGTTatctttctgcttctcttcccctgcccctgcccctttcAGGGATGATGATGTTCTGTTCGTCTGTGAAGGAGAACCATTCATTGGTGAGTCTTTGTAATTCTTCTGTTCAACCTCCTGTTTAGCAGTTTTGGGTTGGCTTTGCTGTAAATCTAAGGCTTCGGTTTCTGATGTTTCCAGAAACTGCCTCTTACCAGAGAGAGGATTCAGAAATAGTCCTTATTTTCTACTACTTATTGTCTCTTGGTCTATGTAGATCCCCAGACTGATGGGAGAGCCCCTGAGGAGCTAACAGGGTCCCACACAGACTGGCTGACACTCAACGTTGGAGGCAGATACTTCACCACCACAAGGTGAAAGTGCAGCTGGTTGCTTTTGCTCCTGAGTAGCTTCAGTtcatgcagctggcagtgaatatagaatcatagaatcaaccaggttggaagagacctccaagatcatccagtccaacctagcacccagccctatccagtcaactagaccatggcactgagtgcctcatccaggctgttcttgaacacctccagggacggtgcctccaccatctccctgggcagcccattccaatgccaatcactctctctgccaacaacttcctcctaacatccagcctagacctgccccagcacaacttgagactgtgtccccttgttccattgctggttgcctgggagaagaggccaaccccacctggctacaatgttccttcaggtagttgtagacagcaatgaggtcacccctaagcctcctcttctccaggctgcacacccccagctccctcagcctctcctcatagggtttgtgttccaggcccttcaccagctttgttgcccttctctggacacgctccagcacctcaacatctctcttgaattgaggggccctgaactggacacatgcAGTGAGTGAGGCTTCAGATGCTCCTgcagaagggccacaaaaagAACTGACTGTGGAGGAGCTTTCTCTGTTTACCTGTGAAGTGAAActgtggagcagagcctgagcaggCCTGCACTTACCCTTGGATAGCTCAGTTAACTCAGTGCTTTCTGTTGCAAACACCTCTGTGGGACCTTGGGTCAGCAATGTAATCTGTTAGCACAGGGTGTGAAATGAGATCAGTGGAGCGCTGGGGTTGGTGGAATGCACATCACACACTGAAGACACAAAATACTCCCCCAGGCAGCAGTTCTGTCTCTGCTGGGGCACATTCTGTtctgaaaataaaccaaaactgctctgcctttcttttctAGGAGCACTTTGGTTAATAAGGAGCCTGACAGCATGCTGGCCCACATGTTCAAAGATAAAGGTTGGTACATTGGAACAAACTTTGGCTTTTAGGCTAACAAGTTGGCACAACAGGCAGAAGGCACTGTCAGAGCCAGACTTGTTCATGTGATTGTATAAAAAATAGGTTAAAATGTCAAAGCAGAACATAGAATTGTGGGGGTTTAACTGTCCCTTTCTCTCTGTCCCTGTCATGCTTAGCACCTCACAAACTGAAAATGCCCCTTCCAGCCACAGATACTGTGTTGGGGTCTGTCTGTGTTTGCTTCATTATGGCTTTTCACCTTATTTGTGCATCTTGCTGGGTTTTATCCAGAGAATCAATGAGCAGACAGAGCAGTGCCTAGGAGAGGGGGCAACCCAAAACTTTAGTGCTGCTCTGATTCCAACACTGTGTTGTGTATGGTGAGAGGCTTGGGTTGGTGACAGCAGCAGTCAGTTCCTTTCAAGGCGCTTCCCACTCCCGCTCTTGTTCTCCTTTCCACTGGAATGTTTCATAATCCAGTCCCTTTGGTAGTAACATCTGACAGTGAAGCAAATGCCCTTCTGCTAATCTCTGCCATTTGCTGCTGTATATGTTGTGGAAACAGATGCATGGGGGAATAAGCAAGATCCTAGAGGAGCATTCCTCATTGACCGCAGCCCCGAGTATTTTGAGCCCATTTTGAACTATTTGCGTCACGGACAGCTCATTGTAAATGATGGCATTAATTTGCTAGGTAGGTACTGCCTGTCTGGCATCTCCTCCCTTCTTACCTTTACAAGTTCAACTTTGCCCTCAGGCCAAGCTGTTGAGGTCAGTGAGGCCTGTCTGTGCTCATCTGAGTGGTTGGGGGTGTTCTGTGCTGAGTTCGTTCTCCAGTGCTGCAGTTCCACCTGCTTGGGTTAGTGAAGATCTGCTGCTCAAACCTGTTTGTCTTTAGAGCATTAAACCCCCTCCCTGGTGGGTCAGTGCCTGGCAGTGATTCTGGAGTTGGTGTCTCTGGCCCAATGCTGCCATTGGAGACATCCTCTAGGAGCTGGTTTTCACTCCAGTCACAGCAAGAACATGGCTTGCTGTCAGCTTTACTGGTTGATGCATTTCTTCAGGGCTCCTTAAGCTCcaacagctgctctgtgcctctgttAGTGTGGCTGAGCTGTAGGTAAGGTCTGACAAGCAGGGGAAGTCCACGGGATTGATGCTGCTCCAGGAGTAGGAATGGATTCACATGGCCTTCTGGGTTGGATCCTGGTGTGGCTGTACTGGCTTCTCCAGACAGGGCCGACTAGGAACAAGTGATTggatgagaggagatggcctcaagttgccccatgggaggtttaggttggacattagaagaaacttctctggaagggttctcagagactgcctcaggctgcccagggaggtggctgaatgcccatccctggagaatgtggtgctgagggccatggcttagccccagccttggcagagttagagaatggttggagtagatgagcttaaagagcttttccagctgaagtgGTTGTGTGATTCTAAGACAAATGCCTCTCTGAGACCCCTGGGGACAActcctgctgctttgttgcAGGTGTGTTGGAAGAAGCCAGGTTCTTCGGCATCGATTCCCTAATCGAACATCTAGAAATAGCCATTAAGGTaactcctttcctcttccttctgaGTGCACATGCCCTGTTCTTCCAGGCAAGCTACAACTCAGTGCTATCCCTGGTAGCTTTCAAACACCTCTCCCAACAGAACTCTCAGCCAGCTGAGGACCATTCTCCTATATCTCGCAAGGAGTTTGTCCGGTTCCTGCTGGCAACCCCAACCAAGTCTGAGCTGCGCTGCCAGGTGAGACacggcagcctctgcctgcagcagcacagcaacctCTGCCCCAACTCTTTGTCTTCAGAACTGCACCCCCTCTTCTGTGACTCCTGGGGCTTTGCTTTCTTATGTGCAGGGTCTCAATTTCAGTGGAGCAGATCTCTCACGCCTGGATCTTCGCTACATCAACTTCAAGATGGCCAACCTGAGCCGCTGCAACCTAGCACATGCCAACCTCTGCTGTGCCAACCTGGAGAGAGCTGACCTCTCTGGATCAGTGCTTGATGTAAGAGCTGCTGTAGCTTGCACAAGCTGGGCTGTCCTCTGCTTGTTTCAAAGGAGGGGGAAGTGGAACAAGCAGAAAAGTGGAAGGCATGCAGCTTTTTGGGGTCTGCTGCACTTGTTCAGGCAGATCACTGCCAGAGCTGTTTGAAGATAGCTCCTGGGAAgaaagggcagtggaagaggagaaCCTGGCTCCTGCTGACAGGAAAGGGATGCTAGAGcaagctcctgccagccctcaCAATAGGGAGGCTGTTGTGCTTGAACAGGTTCACTTCCAAAGCAGAAGTGAAAGCCATGCTCTGCTCAGTGTTCTCACTGCTGTGTCTCTCCACCAGTGTGCAAACCTGCAGGGGGTGAAGATGCTCTGCTCCAACGCCGAGGGAGCCTCGCTCAAAGGCTGCAATTTTGAAGACCCATCAGGCCTGAAAGCTAATCTGGAAGGTAAGAAGGTGTTTGCCTGATGGATGATCTGTGGAACCTGCACCATGCATTTGTGAGGCTGTGGCATGGGCAAGCCATCTGCTtgggagaggaggccacagagagtGGACAGTATGATCGTGTCACCAgtgtgctttgggttggaagggacctctagaggtcacctggtccaactccctgcagtcagcagaggcaaGTCATTCACTTCCAAGTTCTGCCTTTGATTTCTGTCAATTCACCACTGAGCaagcagcattctgcagctggTTTGTCTCAGAACTCCTCTTGGTGCTTTAGGGGCTAACCTGAAAGGTGTTGACATGGAAGGCAGCCAGATGACAGGCATCAACCTGCGAGTGGCAACGCTGAAAAATGCCAAACTCAAGAACTGCAACCTGAGAGGAGCAACCTTGGCAGGAACTGATTTGGAAGTGAGTTGTGATTTACTTTATACTTTGTACACTACCTGGCCACGTTTTGAGGCTTGCTGGTTTTGGCCTGAGTTCTGCAGCTTCACAGCaggatcttctcagtggtgctcagggacaggacaagaggcagtaggcacaaactgggacccaggaggttgcatctgaagaagaaacttctttggtgtgagagtgctggaggcgTGGAGTAGActgtgcagagaggttgtggagtctccttctctggagagcttccacccCACCTGGCCCTTGcaattctgggcagcctgctgatgaagcagggggttggactggatgatctccagaggtcacttccaaccttcaCCATGTTGGGATTCTGGGCTTTGTAGAGCAGTTGTGGAATCttagctggctgctggcagtggcacACTGCAGTCTCCATCAGAAGGACAAAGCAGCtccccctgcacagcctgcctggggctgggagcttgccCTGGACGcgtggcagtgctgtgggctCTGGGTGGATGTGGCTCCAGGTGTGTTCAGCTAacagtgatttttcttttgcCCTTTAGAATTGTGATCTATCAGGTTGTGATCTACAAGAAGCTAACTTGAGGGGATCCAATGTGAAAGGAGCCATCTTTGAAGAGATGCTGACACCTTTGCACATGTCTCAGAGCGTCAGA contains:
- the CDCA2 gene encoding cell division cycle-associated protein 2 isoform X3, with protein sequence MHRRLKNGNALLKAQDNERAHTKEKEEAPCSELSKDQKICKGIKAFKENLSNGQEVQLPRGTLQHPRSRGRRSQRPRAGVSSCQLTECSLDTLERAAAGEQSLPFSSKENLPASSRLSLGDEFCLTPNRDKAEGESAWGLSASQGQTPVGFTRGTVAEFGLLQESFAIQSVGASPASLKFRRRAAIGARGSPENNSLIQFLAQQRSNRQKEDLAQVSPFKHVRLLKDKIDTFQTVKPVEETEETTGTSGLAQVAEIGSYFSSNHCTKDARRNAVPDLSREQEVSPVSDESKPCTTPSHSPANTSRPLSAERAQSGYWLSPVLKRTPEEQPLERVQECFYDALDGRGETLAVSSCTEIFEALQTVTTEEAERQSSEKPKKKKVTFGQDLSPEIFDRALPANAPLRRGGTPVRLQSHSSPSAAGLSLTEEPLPQPNFDCSEECEPLRGLVQDPVAAEDLMPAENAEAAGKAGRMRTRSSMKKQCSTTSEGTDVGISSATAPENTKGMDNPRRNKLPKQKNPTISTVKKPQKRQRAGCVKRRKKVKPALYGERTMASKKPLLSPVPEVSECSLSPSSLFFSEDVFSWSACKDVQQKPVAERMRGQTISTADTSGSSEDLNVAEGSSSHETVPQVSDGDLEAAAGADQEFSNVVPDARGGLDTSDCAPQSEETAHVTEAEGSTSWRENGRLEGALLNEAEWVTGLEFMEQEGARRSLHPQKGSARTGLRRRRTRSGVFPFPAFQQEDTTEDNLPLPPFHMEEFLAAPCDSFNVEDFFSVPQPKRDHSEPSGRGAVRVRRSMRLHEDAQSEGLEWILLPKEMQNCPPLLAPARKLRRSATVLGESENLGFGERNLTQFSAAGKENEGSARPAGSACRQPRRRSLRLSTPGGTAAEAQARRWSIANPVCRKGRGDPSPSEEAEIPLHSR
- the CDCA2 gene encoding cell division cycle-associated protein 2 isoform X4; translated protein: MHRRLKNGNALLKAQDNERAHTKEKEEAPCSELSKDQKICKGIKAFKENLSNGQEVQLPRGTLQHPRSRGRRSQRPRAGVSSCQLTECSLDTLERAAAGEQSLPFSSKENLPASSRLSLGDEFCLTPNRDKAEGESAWGLSASQGQTPVGFTRGTVAEFGLLQESFAIQSVGASPASLKFRRRAAIGARGSPENNSLIQFLAQQRSNRQKEDLAQVSPFKHVRLLKDKIDTFQTVKPVEETEETTGTSGLAQVAEIGSYFSSNHCTKDARRNAVPDLSREQEVSPVSDESKPCTTPSHSPANTSRPLSAERAQSGYWLSPVLKRTPEEQPLERVQECFYDALDGRGETLAVSSCTEIFEALQTVTTEEAERQSSEKPKKKKVTFGQDLSPEIFDRALPANAPLRRGGTPVRLQSHSSPSAAGLSLTEEPLPQPNFDCSEECEPLRGLVQDPVAAEDLMPAENAEAAGKAGRMRTRSSMKKCSTTSEGTDVGISSATAPENTKGMDNPRRNKLPKQKNPTISTVKKPQKRQRAGCVKRRKKVKPALYGERTMASKKPLLSPVPEVSECSLSPSSLFFSEDVFSWSACKDVQQKPVAERMRGQTISTADTSGSSEDLNVAEGSSSHETVPQVSDGDLEAAAGADQEFSNVVPDARGGLDTSDCAPQSEETAHVTEAEGSTSWRENGRLEGALLNEAEWVTGLEFMEQEGARRSLHPQKGSARTGLRRRRTRSGVFPFPAFQQEDTTEDNLPLPPFHMEEFLAAPCDSFNVEDFFSVPQPKRDHSEPSGRGAVRVRRSMRLHEDAQSEGLEWILLPKEMQNCPPLLAPARKLRRSATVLGESENLGFGERNLTQFSAAGKENEGSARPAGSACRQPRRRSLRLSTPGGTAAEAQARRWSIANPVCRKGRGDPSPSEEAEIPLHSR
- the CDCA2 gene encoding cell division cycle-associated protein 2 isoform X1, translating into MHRRLKNGNALLKAQDNERAHTKEKEEAPCSELSKDQKICKGIKAFKENLSNGQEVQLPRGTLQHPRSRGRRSQRPRAGVSSCQLTECSLDTLERAAAGEQSLPFSSKENLPASSRLSLGDEFCLTPNRDKAEGESAWGLSASQGQTPVGFTRGTVAEFGLLQESFAIQSVGASPASLKFRRRAAIGARGSPENNSLIQFLAQQRSNRQKEDLAQVSPFKHVRLLKDKIDTFQTVKPVEETEETTGTSGLAQVAEIGSYFSSNHCTKDARRNAVPDLSREQEVSPVSDESKPCTTPSHSPANTSRPLSAERAQSGYWLSPVLKRTPEEQPLERVQECFYDALDGRGETLAVSSCTEIFEALQTVTTEEAERQSSEKPKKKKVTFGQDLSPEIFDRALPANAPLRRGGTPVRLQSHSSPSAAGLSLTEEPLPQPNFDCSEECEPLRGLVQDPVAAEDLMPAENAEAAAGKAGRMRTRSSMKKQCSTTSEGTDVGISSATAPENTKGMDNPRRNKLPKQKNPTISTVKKPQKRQRAGCVKRRKKVKPALYGERTMASKKPLLSPVPEVSECSLSPSSLFFSEDVFSWSACKDVQQKPVAERMRGQTISTADTSGSSEDLNVAEGSSSHETVPQVSDGDLEAAAGADQEFSNVVPDARGGLDTSDCAPQSEETAHVTEAEGSTSWRENGRLEGALLNEAEWVTGLEFMEQEGARRSLHPQKGSARTGLRRRRTRSGVFPFPAFQQEDTTEDNLPLPPFHMEEFLAAPCDSFNVEDFFSVPQPKRDHSEPSGRGAVRVRRSMRLHEDAQSEGLEWILLPKEMQNCPPLLAPARKLRRSATVLGESENLGFGERNLTQFSAAGKENEGSARPAGSACRQPRRRSLRLSTPGGTAAEAQARRWSIANPVCRKGRGDPSPSEEAEIPLHSR